A DNA window from Acidimicrobiales bacterium contains the following coding sequences:
- a CDS encoding amidohydrolase family protein — translation MEPGSNEWLAQVVEDIVDPDQRIIDPHHHLWGPDGRIPYTLEQLHSDTESGHNVVATVFVECRSNYRTDGPQHLRPIGETEFVAANAAASARSGKAEIKGIVAHADLRLDELDEVLDAHAEAGGSLFKGIRHAGSRAIDPTGMRIPGAAPEGLYEDAAFQRGVRRLGELGLTYDTWQYHYQLDELTHLAAAAPATTIVLDHLSTPLGVGRFAGCHDEIYPVWKAGIAALAKFPNVVAKLGGMAMPDNGFGWDTAERPPTSDEFVQAQERWYLHMIDCFGPDRCMFESNFPVDRWSISYHVMWNGLKKIAASFDDTERDRMFYGTAADVYSIG, via the coding sequence ATGGAACCAGGTTCTAACGAGTGGCTCGCCCAGGTCGTCGAAGACATCGTCGACCCCGATCAGCGCATCATCGACCCACACCACCACCTGTGGGGCCCCGACGGGCGCATTCCGTACACCCTCGAGCAACTGCACTCCGACACCGAATCGGGCCACAACGTGGTCGCCACCGTGTTCGTCGAGTGCAGGTCGAATTACAGGACCGATGGCCCCCAGCACCTGCGCCCCATCGGCGAGACCGAGTTCGTCGCCGCCAACGCGGCCGCCAGCGCCCGCTCTGGCAAGGCCGAGATCAAGGGCATCGTCGCCCACGCCGACCTCAGGCTCGACGAGCTAGACGAGGTTCTCGATGCCCACGCCGAGGCCGGCGGATCGCTGTTCAAGGGCATACGCCACGCCGGCAGCCGGGCGATCGACCCCACGGGCATGCGCATTCCAGGCGCGGCGCCCGAAGGTCTCTACGAAGACGCCGCCTTTCAGCGCGGAGTTCGGCGGCTGGGCGAGCTGGGCCTCACCTACGACACCTGGCAGTACCACTATCAGCTCGACGAGCTGACCCATCTGGCGGCCGCAGCGCCGGCAACGACCATCGTCCTCGACCACCTGAGCACCCCCCTGGGCGTCGGGCGTTTCGCCGGCTGCCACGACGAGATCTACCCGGTGTGGAAGGCTGGAATCGCGGCCTTGGCCAAGTTCCCCAACGTCGTCGCCAAACTCGGCGGCATGGCGATGCCAGACAACGGGTTCGGCTGGGACACCGCCGAACGGCCACCGACCTCAGATGAGTTCGTTCAGGCCCAGGAACGCTGGTACTTGCACATGATCGATTGCTTCGGCCCCGACCGCTGCATGTTCGAGAGCAACTTCCCCGTCGACAGATGGTCGATTTCGTACCACGTCATGTGGAACGGCCTGAAGAAGATCGCAGCCAGCTTCGACGACACCGAGCGGGACCGCATGTTCTACGGCACCGCCGCCGATGTGTACTCCATCGGCTGA
- a CDS encoding ATP-binding protein, which produces MKFVVRSGDVEVAVADPTMLRALGLPAGGIVTLGSTHVLVKPGEVASPSYLMVGARDLANSGLGVGSPVDIKRKVLGPAERLVVDDLPPDLHGVLHALHGRPATAGDSLKVHGAYLQGGEDVNLRVLEVVPDGVGLIGAQTLVTTERSTTSVRVGSPSISGAPVVGGPAKPSMATALLAGLENEVDLLTGWFSLLAGPTDLAGSWGLPEVAGVLLAGPNGCGKSELVAAAAARAGCKVVEIDLTLVFKAESLLDKLSAAIESADGPTVIHVDRLEAITGDGTLITFRTQAAAILRWFLDAVADKPRLACVLGVTSLGQLHTSVVTSPLLPRSITIPPPDVDRRRLLFEAATARLPTDELDSARLAAASSGFSGADIMASVVQASTVIARAGGRLSTELILESIRVVTPSLGSVPVGEMTSFGFDKVANLEDVKQRLTEAVIWPVANPDRFVQLGIEPPKGVLLYGPPGTGKTFVVKALAHEAGAAFFSIKGAELLDKYVGESERGVREVFARARAAAPSIIFFDEFDALAPVRGRSSSTVSDSVVAALLTELDGVSDRGQVAVIAATNRPDLIDPALRRAGRFEVHIELGLPPAESRRKMLDLSDVPLAEDVDLDELARRCEGLSFADMAGLLREAALDTLRGDHGAMTVGWPQLESALARFQNRVDD; this is translated from the coding sequence GTGAAGTTCGTGGTGCGGTCCGGCGATGTCGAGGTGGCTGTGGCCGACCCCACGATGCTGAGGGCACTGGGACTTCCGGCCGGCGGCATCGTGACCCTGGGTTCGACCCATGTACTGGTCAAACCCGGCGAGGTCGCCTCACCTTCGTATCTGATGGTCGGAGCCAGGGACCTGGCCAACTCGGGCCTCGGTGTCGGATCGCCTGTGGACATCAAGCGCAAGGTGCTGGGACCCGCAGAACGGCTGGTGGTCGACGATCTGCCCCCCGACCTTCATGGCGTGCTTCACGCACTTCACGGCAGGCCGGCCACAGCGGGCGACTCGCTGAAGGTTCACGGCGCCTATCTGCAGGGCGGCGAAGATGTCAACCTGCGGGTTCTGGAGGTGGTGCCCGACGGCGTCGGGCTGATCGGCGCGCAAACGCTGGTGACCACCGAGCGGTCGACCACATCGGTTCGGGTGGGCTCGCCGTCCATCAGCGGTGCCCCCGTTGTCGGCGGCCCCGCCAAGCCGTCGATGGCGACCGCCTTGCTGGCCGGTCTCGAAAACGAGGTCGATCTGTTGACGGGCTGGTTCTCGCTGCTTGCAGGCCCCACCGACCTGGCCGGGTCGTGGGGTCTTCCCGAGGTGGCCGGAGTGCTGCTGGCCGGTCCCAACGGTTGCGGCAAGTCCGAGCTCGTGGCGGCGGCTGCGGCCAGAGCCGGCTGCAAGGTGGTCGAGATCGACCTGACGCTGGTGTTCAAGGCCGAGAGCCTGCTCGACAAGCTGTCGGCGGCCATCGAATCGGCAGACGGTCCCACCGTGATACACGTGGATCGGCTCGAAGCGATCACGGGCGACGGCACGCTGATCACGTTCAGGACTCAGGCCGCGGCCATTCTCAGGTGGTTCCTCGATGCTGTGGCCGACAAGCCCAGGCTCGCATGTGTGCTGGGCGTGACCTCGCTGGGGCAGCTCCATACATCGGTTGTCACGTCGCCCCTGCTGCCGCGTTCGATAACCATCCCGCCACCCGATGTCGACAGGCGCAGGTTGCTGTTCGAGGCTGCCACCGCTCGGTTGCCCACCGACGAACTCGATTCGGCACGGCTGGCAGCCGCCTCGTCGGGGTTCTCGGGCGCCGACATCATGGCCTCGGTGGTGCAGGCCTCAACCGTCATCGCCCGCGCCGGAGGCCGGCTCTCGACCGAGCTGATCCTCGAGTCGATCAGGGTGGTGACTCCCTCTTTGGGGTCGGTCCCGGTTGGCGAGATGACCTCGTTCGGGTTCGACAAGGTGGCCAACCTCGAGGATGTCAAGCAGCGCCTGACCGAGGCGGTGATCTGGCCGGTGGCCAACCCCGACCGTTTTGTCCAGCTCGGCATCGAGCCGCCAAAGGGCGTGCTGCTGTACGGCCCGCCCGGCACAGGTAAGACCTTTGTGGTGAAAGCCCTGGCCCACGAGGCCGGCGCAGCGTTCTTCTCGATCAAGGGTGCCGAGCTGCTCGACAAGTATGTGGGCGAGAGCGAGCGCGGGGTTCGTGAGGTGTTCGCCCGGGCCCGGGCAGCGGCACCTTCGATCATCTTCTTCGACGAGTTCGATGCTCTGGCCCCGGTCAGGGGGCGCTCGTCCTCGACGGTGTCTGACTCTGTGGTGGCTGCACTGTTGACCGAGCTGGATGGCGTGTCGGACAGAGGTCAGGTGGCGGTGATCGCCGCGACGAACAGGCCCGACCTGATCGACCCGGCACTGCGACGCGCCGGGCGTTTCGAGGTGCACATCGAACTTGGTCTGCCGCCTGCCGAGTCGCGTCGCAAGATGCTCGACCTGTCAGATGTGCCCCTGGCCGAAGACGTCGATCTCGACGAACTGGCGCGGCGGTGCGAGGGATTGAGCTTTGCCGACATGGCCGGACTGCTGCGCGAGGCAGCACTCGACACACTGCGAGGCGATCACGGTGCGATGACGGTGGGCTGGCCCCAGCTCGAGTCTGCCCTGGCTCGTTTCCAGAACCGGGTCGACGACTGA
- a CDS encoding cytochrome P450 yields the protein METQRSPYAPDFIDVNLWDPATFKSGPPYGEFAKLREAAPVAWHPEPPRREGGKHGPGFWCVTSHEGIRTISLDPTTYSSWLGGFTGADISGAILEETRMNLMAMDPPDHTLFRNSIREPFGSKGVAGLTEAIARYCDDVVAGLEGLDRFDFVEMVASELPLLTLSHILGVKAEDRRQFYDWSNKIIGNHDPDFGGTVQDFLRAKDELFAYGRAVIADRRAAPGDDLVSAFIKSEIEGEPLTNERIIMLWYLLLVAGNETTRSSLTGCMQMLSEFPDQRELLMSDLDRYLPGFVEEALRYTNPVLHFRRTATVDHHLLGADIKAGDKLLMWYPAANRDPAMFDRPDEFDITREPNHHLAFGIGTHFCLGARLGRLQIKMMLRALLEAYPSIDVTAPATRAHSNFLNCAKTLPVRV from the coding sequence ATGGAAACCCAGCGATCTCCTTACGCACCGGACTTCATCGATGTGAACCTCTGGGACCCGGCGACGTTCAAGTCCGGACCTCCCTATGGCGAGTTCGCGAAGCTCCGCGAGGCCGCCCCGGTGGCGTGGCATCCAGAGCCACCGCGCCGTGAAGGTGGCAAACACGGACCGGGCTTCTGGTGTGTCACCAGCCACGAGGGAATACGCACGATCTCGCTCGATCCCACCACCTACTCGTCTTGGCTGGGCGGGTTCACCGGAGCCGACATATCGGGGGCCATTCTCGAAGAAACCCGAATGAACCTGATGGCGATGGACCCGCCCGATCACACCCTGTTTCGCAACTCGATCCGCGAACCGTTCGGCTCGAAGGGTGTTGCAGGGCTGACCGAAGCCATAGCCCGATACTGCGACGACGTCGTCGCCGGGCTAGAGGGTCTCGATCGTTTCGACTTCGTCGAGATGGTCGCGTCGGAGCTGCCGCTGCTGACCCTGTCGCACATCCTCGGTGTCAAGGCCGAAGATCGGCGCCAGTTCTATGACTGGAGCAACAAGATCATCGGCAACCACGACCCCGACTTCGGTGGCACCGTGCAGGACTTCCTGCGCGCCAAGGACGAGCTGTTCGCATACGGCAGAGCCGTCATCGCCGACCGCCGGGCGGCCCCGGGCGACGACCTGGTCAGCGCCTTCATCAAGTCCGAGATAGAAGGCGAACCCCTAACCAACGAACGAATAATCATGCTCTGGTACCTGCTGTTGGTGGCAGGCAACGAGACGACGCGGTCGTCTTTGACCGGCTGCATGCAGATGCTCAGCGAGTTTCCCGACCAACGCGAGTTGTTGATGTCGGACCTCGATCGGTACCTCCCGGGTTTTGTCGAGGAGGCCCTTCGCTATACCAACCCGGTGCTGCACTTCAGACGCACGGCGACGGTCGACCACCACCTGCTTGGGGCCGACATCAAGGCGGGCGACAAGCTGCTGATGTGGTATCCGGCGGCCAATCGTGACCCGGCGATGTTCGACCGACCCGACGAGTTCGACATCACCCGCGAGCCCAACCATCACCTGGCGTTCGGCATCGGCACACACTTCTGCCTGGGCGCCAGGCTGGGACGCCTGCAGATCAAGATGATGCTCAGGGCGCTGCTGGAGGCCTATCCCTCGATAGATGTCACCGCACCCGCCACGCGGGCGCACTCCAACTTCTTGAACTGCGCAAAGACCCTGCCCGTGCGGGTCTGA
- a CDS encoding DsbA family protein → MSNANGSDHYDLEFFWDPVCPFAWITSRWVNKVVQQRGLTVDWRFISLRIINKDVDYATHFPPEYEAGHTAGLRMLRTAAAVRAAVGRDVLGGLYTAMGSQVFDSYPTDDRVPPGSRQAIESALETAGLALSFAEAADDTSWDAELEAETDLAFSRTGRDVGTPILSLNPPDGPSFFGPVISRVPTDEDALRLWDAVVTMASFPGFAEMKRSLRERPQLRAFGAEPGEAAIVEDWKAGSRRWD, encoded by the coding sequence ATGTCCAACGCCAACGGCTCCGATCACTACGACCTCGAGTTCTTCTGGGACCCGGTTTGCCCGTTTGCATGGATCACATCGCGCTGGGTCAACAAGGTCGTCCAGCAGAGAGGCCTCACCGTCGACTGGCGTTTCATCTCGCTTCGCATAATCAACAAAGACGTCGACTACGCAACCCACTTCCCGCCCGAATACGAGGCCGGCCACACAGCAGGGCTGCGCATGTTGCGCACCGCGGCGGCCGTGAGGGCCGCTGTGGGCCGCGACGTGTTGGGCGGGCTCTACACCGCCATGGGCTCGCAGGTGTTCGACAGTTACCCGACCGACGACCGAGTGCCGCCGGGTAGCCGCCAGGCCATCGAGTCGGCACTCGAGACAGCGGGCCTCGCTCTGTCGTTTGCCGAGGCCGCAGATGACACGTCATGGGATGCCGAACTGGAAGCCGAGACCGATCTGGCGTTCTCGCGCACTGGTCGCGACGTGGGCACACCGATCCTGTCGCTCAATCCACCCGATGGCCCGTCGTTCTTCGGCCCCGTCATCAGCCGCGTCCCAACCGACGAGGACGCACTGAGGCTGTGGGACGCCGTGGTCACGATGGCATCGTTCCCCGGCTTCGCCGAGATGAAGCGCAGCCTTCGAGAGCGGCCACAGTTGCGGGCTTTCGGAGCCGAGCCCGGCGAGGCTGCGATCGTCGAGGACTGGAAGGCCGGCAGCCGCCGCTGGGACTGA
- a CDS encoding SGNH/GDSL hydrolase family protein, translating to MEETEQPRLPTLRVKRKPWNLARIASIFLSGVREVDSQREPFARYWDQQNELALASPGPLWVALGDSATQGVGASSPQTGWVPEVLARLRETFDPSWRVVNLSMTGARMFHVVDEQIPLIDRFDLEPALVTCMIGTNDFIAGARAETMREDAESLVTSLPAGTLLGKIAGPGGRARNRAIRGPFAAAADKGDVTLFEPYRWPERSNTLAADRFHPGDKGYRFIADGAWRAIAAKLGEPLEG from the coding sequence GTGGAAGAGACCGAACAGCCGCGGCTGCCTACCCTGCGGGTCAAGCGCAAACCCTGGAACCTGGCTCGCATCGCTTCGATCTTCCTGAGCGGTGTTCGCGAGGTCGACTCACAACGCGAACCCTTCGCTCGGTACTGGGATCAGCAGAACGAGTTGGCGCTTGCATCGCCAGGACCTCTATGGGTTGCCCTGGGCGACTCGGCCACCCAGGGCGTGGGCGCCAGTTCACCCCAGACTGGCTGGGTGCCCGAGGTTCTGGCCCGCTTGCGCGAAACCTTCGACCCCAGTTGGCGCGTGGTCAATCTGTCCATGACAGGTGCTCGAATGTTCCACGTTGTCGACGAGCAGATACCACTCATCGACCGCTTCGACCTCGAGCCCGCCCTGGTCACTTGCATGATCGGCACCAACGATTTCATCGCAGGAGCCAGGGCCGAAACGATGCGAGAAGATGCCGAGTCGCTCGTGACGTCTTTGCCCGCGGGCACACTGCTCGGCAAGATCGCAGGGCCTGGCGGCCGAGCTCGAAATCGTGCGATTCGCGGTCCGTTCGCCGCGGCCGCAGACAAGGGCGACGTGACGTTGTTCGAGCCCTACCGGTGGCCCGAGCGGTCCAACACCTTGGCCGCCGATCGCTTCCACCCCGGCGACAAGGGCTACCGCTTCATCGCCGACGGGGCTTGGCGAGCCATCGCAGCCAAGCTGGGCGAGCCCCTAGAGGGTTGA
- a CDS encoding RNA polymerase sigma factor, protein MTDTELLAAVPYEQWAFPEFYRRHFFDVAGWMFRRTHDAGTAHALANEAMALAFQWAVKPNRAEVEFPKAWVFTIARHELARWRKRGMVETPASDDVGLAMPVADSRLEAIVEYSDLYAALDELSDDEALALVMGYGGGHTTEEVAEMIGRSREATKKMMQRAKSRVRDRLEMGEGG, encoded by the coding sequence ATGACCGACACCGAGCTCCTCGCTGCCGTCCCTTACGAGCAGTGGGCGTTTCCCGAGTTCTATCGTCGCCATTTCTTCGACGTAGCAGGCTGGATGTTCCGGCGTACCCACGATGCCGGTACCGCCCACGCCTTGGCCAACGAGGCCATGGCACTTGCATTCCAGTGGGCCGTCAAACCCAATCGTGCCGAGGTCGAGTTTCCGAAGGCCTGGGTCTTCACCATCGCCAGGCACGAATTGGCCAGGTGGCGCAAGCGGGGTATGGTCGAAACCCCGGCATCGGACGATGTGGGCCTGGCCATGCCTGTCGCCGACAGCCGTCTCGAAGCCATCGTCGAATACTCCGACCTGTACGCAGCCCTCGACGAGTTGTCCGATGATGAGGCGCTGGCCCTGGTGATGGGTTACGGAGGCGGACACACCACCGAGGAGGTGGCCGAGATGATCGGTCGCAGCCGCGAAGCAACAAAGAAGATGATGCAACGGGCCAAGTCGCGGGTGCGCGATCGGCTCGAGATGGGTGAAGGGGGCTGA
- a CDS encoding methyltransferase: MTSGAADKPISAVDGSIVAVESFAVGGRGVARLDDGRVAFVDGAVPGDMVLVSLLSQKRRYVEAEAVEIARPSPIRVEPWCPHRAEGCGGCDWQHVEAAARRRHQVGLIAEVLDRSVGASIEVEHAGSVPDRHYRTSARLSITGGRAGFKRSRSAEVVPFGSCGVLHDGLGWVAEVDWGGADEVMVRHSGADGVSLAVVHPSVEHIDAPDSVTIVGADEIRAGRRAWIYEQAAGQRFRLSAGAFFQSGPAAVELLVDTIAQRVGNELAASSRVADLYGGVGVFTKALASMAPRAEWLVVESNRSAVADARVNLSDVQARVIATKVERLRPARSSVVIADPPRSGLGAKGAKVVADMQPESVVLVSCDAGALARDARLLAQAGFQLLSADVLDLFPQTSHVEVVSVFGGR, translated from the coding sequence GTGACTTCGGGAGCCGCCGACAAGCCAATCTCCGCCGTCGACGGATCGATTGTCGCGGTCGAGTCGTTCGCGGTCGGGGGCAGGGGAGTGGCGCGGCTCGACGATGGTCGGGTCGCCTTCGTCGATGGTGCAGTTCCCGGCGACATGGTGCTCGTCTCGCTGCTGTCGCAGAAGCGCAGATACGTCGAGGCCGAGGCCGTCGAGATCGCTCGGCCCTCGCCGATTCGGGTCGAACCCTGGTGCCCCCACCGGGCGGAGGGCTGTGGCGGATGCGATTGGCAACATGTCGAAGCGGCCGCTCGGCGCCGACACCAGGTTGGTCTGATCGCCGAGGTGCTTGACCGCAGCGTGGGAGCCTCGATCGAGGTCGAGCATGCGGGCTCGGTTCCAGACCGTCACTACCGGACCTCTGCTCGGTTGTCGATCACCGGTGGGCGTGCCGGCTTCAAGCGGAGCCGATCGGCTGAGGTTGTGCCGTTCGGGTCTTGTGGTGTGCTGCACGACGGGCTCGGGTGGGTCGCCGAGGTCGATTGGGGCGGGGCCGACGAGGTCATGGTTCGCCATAGCGGTGCCGATGGCGTTTCGCTGGCCGTGGTGCACCCATCTGTCGAACACATCGATGCGCCAGATTCGGTCACGATTGTGGGTGCCGACGAGATTCGCGCCGGCAGGCGCGCCTGGATCTACGAGCAAGCGGCTGGACAACGATTTCGGCTATCGGCGGGTGCGTTCTTCCAGTCGGGGCCGGCCGCAGTCGAGTTGTTGGTCGACACGATCGCTCAGCGGGTCGGTAACGAGCTTGCGGCCTCTAGCCGAGTTGCCGACCTCTACGGCGGGGTTGGTGTGTTCACCAAGGCCCTGGCTTCGATGGCTCCCCGAGCCGAGTGGCTGGTGGTCGAATCGAACCGATCGGCGGTGGCCGATGCTCGAGTCAATCTCTCCGATGTGCAGGCGAGAGTCATCGCCACGAAGGTCGAGCGTTTGCGCCCTGCCCGGTCATCGGTGGTCATCGCCGATCCTCCCAGGTCGGGTTTGGGAGCCAAAGGGGCCAAGGTCGTGGCCGACATGCAGCCCGAGTCGGTGGTGCTGGTCTCGTGCGACGCGGGCGCGCTGGCCCGAGATGCCAGGCTGTTGGCACAAGCGGGTTTCCAGTTGCTTTCGGCAGACGTGCTCGATCTGTTCCCGCAGACGTCGCACGTAGAGGTTGTGTCTGTCTTTGGTGGTCGATGA
- the rpe gene encoding ribulose-phosphate 3-epimerase gives MTPPVQIVPSVLPADFARLGTECMALAQAGVDKIQWDVMDGHFVPNLTFGPDVIAAARSHVDVPFEAHLMVERPDDLMHLYVEAGCQMLIIHAETTPHLHRTLSRVRELGAEAAVALNPSTPVTAIENVLDLLDMVLVMTVNPGFGGQAYISTMEPKISRVREMLDRGGFEDVSVEVDGGISASTIAGASAAGANVFISGSALFKYPEGLAFGVADLRSRAEAARP, from the coding sequence ATGACGCCCCCCGTTCAGATCGTCCCGTCCGTCTTGCCCGCCGACTTCGCCCGGCTTGGTACCGAGTGCATGGCTCTGGCCCAAGCGGGCGTAGACAAGATCCAATGGGATGTCATGGACGGGCATTTCGTGCCGAACCTGACCTTCGGTCCCGACGTCATCGCAGCGGCGCGATCGCACGTCGACGTGCCGTTCGAGGCACACCTGATGGTCGAACGCCCCGACGATCTGATGCACCTGTATGTCGAGGCCGGCTGCCAGATGTTGATCATCCACGCCGAGACCACACCGCACCTGCACCGCACGTTGTCGCGCGTTCGCGAGCTGGGTGCCGAGGCCGCGGTGGCACTCAATCCGTCGACTCCAGTGACTGCAATCGAAAACGTGCTCGATCTGCTGGACATGGTTCTGGTGATGACGGTGAACCCCGGATTCGGGGGTCAGGCCTACATCTCAACAATGGAGCCCAAGATCAGTAGGGTCCGCGAAATGCTCGACCGAGGCGGCTTCGAGGACGTCTCGGTCGAGGTCGATGGCGGCATCAGCGCTTCGACCATCGCAGGTGCCTCCGCGGCCGGAGCCAATGTGTTCATCAGCGGGAGTGCATTGTTCAAGTACCCGGAGGGTCTTGCATTCGGCGTCGCCGATCTGCGCTCGCGCGCCGAGGCCGCCAGGCCGTGA
- a CDS encoding ATP-dependent Clp protease proteolytic subunit, with amino-acid sequence MTMPIQNLSNAGSGTPFDIYAKLLNDRIVFLGTEVDDDIANQVAAQILYLEGQDPEADIWLYINSPGGSVSAGMAIYDTMQFVQCDVGTLCMGMAASMGQFLLTAGAPGKRYCLPHARVMMHQPLGGVRGQASDIAIQAEQLAYIKRLMAERIAQHSGQSVEQIQADSERDRWFTAEEAKEYGLCDNVIVKRGEII; translated from the coding sequence ATGACGATGCCCATCCAGAACCTCTCAAACGCCGGGTCGGGCACCCCGTTCGACATCTACGCCAAGCTGCTCAACGATCGGATCGTCTTCCTCGGCACCGAGGTCGACGACGACATCGCCAACCAGGTAGCGGCTCAGATCCTGTACCTCGAGGGTCAAGACCCGGAGGCCGACATCTGGCTCTACATCAACTCGCCGGGTGGTTCGGTGTCTGCGGGCATGGCCATCTACGACACGATGCAGTTCGTGCAGTGCGATGTCGGCACCCTGTGCATGGGCATGGCAGCTTCGATGGGCCAGTTCCTGCTGACCGCCGGCGCGCCGGGCAAGCGATACTGCCTGCCTCACGCTCGTGTGATGATGCACCAGCCCCTCGGTGGCGTGCGCGGTCAGGCTTCCGACATCGCCATCCAGGCCGAGCAGCTTGCCTACATCAAGCGGCTCATGGCCGAGCGCATCGCCCAGCACAGTGGCCAGTCGGTCGAGCAGATTCAAGCCGACTCAGAGCGCGACCGTTGGTTCACGGCCGAGGAGGCCAAGGAATACGGTCTGTGCGACAACGTCATCGTCAAGCGAGGCGAGATCATCTGA
- a CDS encoding alanine racemase produces MSNPETLGDLSTPVLWADSAALEHNLATMAERWPGTSLRPHVKAHKTTALARRQAELGHTAFTCATPREVIGMAEAGLGDDLLLANQTVDAQRIRAMAECGGRVTVAVDSPQTVEAAADNGIHEVLIDVRVGFRCGCAVEEAGPLADLARSKGLTVRGVMGYEGHAMGQTDPERKARLTDRAMEMLAQAHQAVGGDIISGGGSGTWLVNRLVNELQAGSYVLMDTAYTQQDLPFVQGLFVESTVISVAPDYVVCDAGLKALGMDHGLPEVLQAAEIVYCSDEHTVFRPAERLSVGDRVRLVPAHIDPTMAKHPELVVVTDGHVTDRWAIDLRHW; encoded by the coding sequence GTGAGCAACCCTGAAACGCTCGGCGACCTGTCCACACCGGTGCTCTGGGCAGATTCGGCCGCACTCGAACACAACTTGGCAACGATGGCCGAGCGGTGGCCGGGAACATCGCTGCGTCCGCACGTCAAGGCCCACAAGACCACCGCGCTGGCCAGACGTCAGGCAGAACTCGGTCACACGGCCTTCACTTGCGCAACGCCGCGCGAGGTCATCGGCATGGCCGAAGCCGGTCTGGGCGACGACCTCTTGTTGGCCAACCAGACCGTCGACGCCCAGCGAATAAGGGCCATGGCCGAGTGCGGCGGACGTGTAACCGTGGCCGTCGACAGTCCGCAGACCGTCGAGGCTGCGGCAGACAACGGCATACACGAGGTCTTGATCGATGTTCGGGTGGGATTCAGATGCGGCTGCGCCGTCGAAGAAGCCGGCCCGCTGGCCGACCTGGCCCGATCGAAGGGCCTCACGGTCAGGGGTGTCATGGGCTACGAGGGTCACGCCATGGGCCAGACCGACCCCGAACGCAAGGCTCGCCTGACCGACAGGGCCATGGAGATGCTGGCTCAGGCACACCAGGCGGTCGGTGGCGACATAATCAGCGGCGGCGGTTCGGGCACCTGGTTGGTCAACCGGCTGGTCAACGAACTGCAGGCGGGAAGCTACGTGCTGATGGACACCGCGTACACCCAACAGGACCTCCCGTTCGTACAGGGGTTGTTCGTCGAGTCGACGGTGATCTCTGTGGCACCCGACTATGTGGTCTGCGACGCGGGGCTGAAGGCCTTGGGCATGGACCACGGCCTGCCAGAGGTGCTGCAGGCCGCCGAAATCGTGTACTGCTCGGACGAGCACACGGTGTTTCGCCCGGCCGAGCGACTTTCGGTGGGCGACCGTGTGAGATTGGTGCCAGCCCATATCGACCCGACGATGGCGAAGCACCCCGAACTGGTGGTGGTGACCGACGGCCACGTCACCGATCGATGGGCCATAGACCTGCGCCACTGGTGA
- the rdgB gene encoding RdgB/HAM1 family non-canonical purine NTP pyrophosphatase, with amino-acid sequence MSQLRLVLATANPHKVTEIAELLPGVELVPRPDEVREVVEDAGTLVGNARLKALAICDATGEAAVADDTGLEVDALGGLPGVESAYYAGPEHDSDKNVDKLLAEMDGVTDRSARFRTVALVRFPDGSEVVAQGVVEGHIATSRRGPHGFGYDPVFIPADGDGRSFAEMSQADKSAISHRGRAFRSLADLLA; translated from the coding sequence TTGAGCCAGTTGCGCCTGGTGTTGGCGACCGCAAACCCCCACAAGGTGACCGAAATAGCCGAGCTGTTGCCCGGCGTCGAGCTGGTGCCCAGGCCCGACGAGGTGCGTGAGGTCGTCGAGGACGCAGGCACCCTGGTGGGCAACGCCAGGCTGAAGGCGCTTGCGATCTGCGATGCAACCGGGGAAGCGGCCGTTGCCGATGACACCGGGCTCGAGGTCGACGCGTTGGGCGGCCTTCCCGGCGTCGAGTCGGCGTACTACGCGGGTCCCGAGCACGATTCGGACAAGAACGTCGACAAGCTGCTCGCCGAGATGGATGGTGTGACCGACCGTTCGGCTCGGTTCCGCACCGTGGCCCTGGTGAGGTTCCCGGACGGTTCCGAGGTCGTCGCCCAAGGAGTGGTCGAAGGCCATATCGCAACGTCGCGCCGGGGTCCGCACGGCTTTGGCTACGACCCTGTGTTCATACCCGCGGACGGTGACGGTCGCTCGTTCGCAGAGATGTCACAGGCAGACAAGTCGGCCATCAGCCACCGCGGTCGGGCGTTTCGCTCGTTGGCCGACCTACTGGCCTGA